A stretch of the Ensifer sp. PDNC004 genome encodes the following:
- a CDS encoding bifunctional 2',3'-cyclic-nucleotide 2'-phosphodiesterase/3'-nucleotidase, producing MTSPLHLTRRSLLAGAAASSALVMLHPFSARAAANQAHLRIMESTDLHVHVFPYDYYGDKPNDTVGLARTASIIDAIRAEATNSILVDNGDFLQGNPMGDYIAYQRGMKDGDIHPIVAAMNVLGYDCGTLGNHEFNYGLDFMFKVLNGANFPVVCANLTKGSLAANARQDELFLKPYVILDRKVKDGSGQEHSVRVGLIGFVPPQIMTWDAKHLEGKANARDIVKAAEAWVPQMREEGADIVVALSHSGIGQQAYAENLENASVPLAAIEGIDAIVTGHSHLDFPGPKFKEIAGVDNEKGLISGKPGVMGGFWGSHLGLIDLLIERDGGKWRVVSSTSEARPIYRREDKKVIAEVADKPEVLAAAQKDHEATLAYVRTPVGRTSAPLYSYFALVADDPSVQIVSQAQTWYIKEMLKETEHRDLPVLSAAAPFKAGGRGGADYYTDVPAGDIAIKNVADLYLYPNTVQAVVITGEQVRNWLEMSAGIFNEVKPGASDAPLINGGFPSYNFDVIDGVTYQIDLSVPPKFDKDGNTINAASNRIKNLQFNGQAIDPAQKFVVATNNYRAGGGGNFPDIGADKVVFVAPDTNRDVVVRYIIDQGTINPSADANWTFVPLAGTSVTFDSGPKARQFLAQVKGVTIEDAGDAAEGFARFRIKL from the coding sequence ATGACTTCCCCGCTTCACCTCACGCGCCGCTCGCTTCTCGCGGGGGCCGCGGCCTCGTCGGCACTCGTCATGCTGCATCCATTCTCGGCGCGCGCCGCCGCGAATCAGGCGCATCTCAGGATCATGGAATCGACGGACTTGCACGTCCACGTGTTCCCCTACGACTACTACGGCGACAAACCTAACGACACGGTCGGCCTTGCGCGCACCGCTTCGATCATCGACGCCATCCGCGCCGAAGCGACGAACTCCATCCTCGTGGATAACGGCGACTTCCTGCAGGGCAATCCGATGGGCGACTACATCGCCTATCAGCGCGGCATGAAGGATGGCGACATCCACCCGATCGTCGCCGCCATGAACGTGCTCGGCTATGACTGCGGCACGCTCGGCAACCACGAATTCAACTATGGTCTGGACTTCATGTTCAAGGTGCTGAACGGGGCCAATTTCCCCGTGGTCTGCGCCAACCTGACGAAAGGATCGCTTGCCGCCAATGCGCGCCAGGACGAACTCTTCCTGAAGCCCTATGTCATTCTCGACCGCAAGGTGAAGGACGGTTCCGGCCAGGAGCATTCGGTCCGCGTCGGCCTCATCGGCTTCGTACCGCCGCAGATCATGACCTGGGACGCCAAGCACCTGGAAGGCAAGGCCAACGCCCGCGACATCGTCAAGGCGGCCGAAGCCTGGGTGCCGCAGATGCGCGAAGAAGGCGCCGACATCGTCGTGGCGCTCTCGCACTCCGGTATCGGCCAGCAGGCCTATGCGGAGAACCTCGAGAACGCCTCCGTGCCGCTGGCCGCAATCGAAGGCATCGATGCGATCGTCACCGGCCACAGCCACCTGGATTTCCCCGGACCGAAGTTCAAGGAGATTGCCGGCGTCGACAACGAGAAGGGACTGATCTCCGGCAAGCCCGGCGTCATGGGCGGATTCTGGGGCTCGCATCTCGGCCTGATCGACCTGTTGATCGAGCGCGACGGCGGCAAATGGCGCGTCGTCAGTTCGACGAGCGAGGCACGCCCGATCTATCGCCGCGAGGACAAGAAGGTCATCGCCGAGGTCGCCGACAAGCCGGAGGTCCTGGCGGCCGCCCAGAAGGACCACGAGGCGACGCTTGCATATGTGCGCACGCCCGTCGGCAGGACCAGTGCGCCGCTCTATTCCTACTTTGCCCTGGTTGCCGACGATCCGTCGGTGCAGATCGTTAGCCAGGCGCAGACCTGGTACATCAAGGAGATGCTGAAGGAGACCGAACACCGCGACCTGCCGGTCCTTTCGGCGGCTGCCCCCTTCAAGGCCGGGGGTCGCGGCGGCGCCGACTACTACACCGACGTTCCGGCCGGCGACATCGCCATCAAGAACGTCGCGGATCTCTACCTCTATCCGAACACGGTGCAGGCCGTGGTCATTACCGGCGAGCAGGTACGCAACTGGCTGGAAATGTCGGCCGGCATCTTCAACGAGGTCAAGCCGGGCGCTTCCGACGCGCCGCTAATCAACGGCGGCTTCCCGTCCTACAATTTCGACGTCATCGACGGGGTCACCTATCAGATCGACCTTTCCGTACCGCCGAAGTTCGACAAGGACGGCAACACGATCAACGCCGCCTCGAACCGCATCAAGAACCTGCAGTTCAACGGACAAGCGATTGATCCGGCCCAGAAATTCGTCGTGGCCACCAACAACTACCGCGCCGGCGGCGGCGGCAACTTCCCCGACATCGGCGCGGACAAGGTGGTCTTCGTGGCCCCCGACACCAACCGCGATGTGGTGGTGCGCTACATCATCGACCAGGGCACGATCAACCCGTCGGCCGACGCCAACTGGACCTTCGTCCCGCTCGCAGGCACCAGCGTGACATTCGACAGCGGACCGAAGGCGCGGCAGTTCCTGGCGCAGGTGAAGGGCGTGACGATCGAGGACGCCGGTGACGCTGCCGAGGGTTTTGCGCGTTTCCGCATCAAGCTCTGA
- a CDS encoding HlyU family transcriptional regulator, producing the protein MASFFSKLFGRSGNSEDQTQAAPGKSEAYADCTIRATPMREGSQFRLAGNIEKVSAEGGAKVRSFIRADLFTSEQDAIDAALRKGRQIIDQTGPSLFSDDAPSRQV; encoded by the coding sequence ATGGCATCGTTTTTCTCGAAATTGTTCGGCCGTTCCGGCAACTCTGAAGACCAGACGCAGGCAGCACCGGGGAAATCCGAGGCCTATGCGGATTGCACCATCCGCGCGACGCCGATGCGCGAGGGCTCCCAGTTTCGTCTGGCGGGCAACATCGAGAAAGTCTCGGCCGAAGGCGGCGCCAAGGTCCGTAGCTTCATCCGCGCCGATCTCTTCACGTCCGAGCAGGACGCGATCGACGCGGCACTGCGCAAGGGGCGCCAGATCATCGACCAGACCGGCCCGTCGCTGTTTTCCGACGATGCCCCGTCGCGCCAGGTCTGA
- the ilvA gene encoding threonine ammonia-lyase, giving the protein MKQDVETATEALREIFPPTPLQLNEHLSARYGANIYLKREDLSPVRSYKIRGAFNFFRKAIGAGASGKTFVCASAGNHAQGFAFVCRHFGVPGVVFMPVTTPQQKIDKTRMFGGEFITIKLVGDIFDQCYKAARDHVEAIGGVMVPPFDHADIIEGQASVAAEIAWQLPEGVIPDLVVLPVGGGGLAAGVTGYLKDKVAADHFIFCEPSGAPSLRESLETGSVVTLDQVDNFVDGAAVGRIGDLNFAALRRFSPDQVMLLAENAICRTIVDMLNVEGVVLEPAGALSISALEALGPEVLAGKTVVAVVSGGNFDFERLPDVKERAMRHAGLKKYFILRMAQRPGALRDFLNLLGDEDDISRFEYLKKSARNFGSILIGIETKHAENFPVLKARFDAAGLRYQDITENEILSNLII; this is encoded by the coding sequence ATGAAGCAGGATGTCGAAACCGCAACCGAAGCCTTGCGGGAGATCTTCCCGCCGACGCCGCTGCAGCTCAACGAGCACCTGAGCGCGCGCTACGGCGCCAACATCTATCTGAAGCGCGAGGATCTTTCGCCGGTTCGCTCCTACAAGATCAGGGGCGCCTTCAACTTCTTCCGCAAGGCGATCGGTGCCGGCGCCTCGGGGAAGACTTTCGTCTGCGCCTCGGCCGGCAACCATGCCCAGGGCTTCGCCTTCGTCTGCCGCCATTTCGGCGTTCCGGGTGTCGTGTTCATGCCGGTGACGACGCCGCAGCAGAAGATCGACAAGACCAGGATGTTCGGCGGTGAATTCATCACCATCAAGCTGGTCGGCGATATCTTCGACCAATGCTACAAGGCTGCCCGCGACCACGTGGAAGCGATCGGCGGCGTCATGGTGCCGCCTTTCGATCACGCCGACATCATCGAGGGGCAGGCAAGCGTCGCGGCGGAAATTGCCTGGCAACTGCCGGAAGGTGTCATTCCTGATCTCGTCGTGCTGCCGGTCGGCGGTGGCGGCCTTGCCGCCGGCGTCACCGGCTACCTCAAGGACAAGGTCGCGGCCGATCATTTCATCTTCTGCGAGCCGTCGGGCGCTCCGAGCCTGCGGGAAAGCCTGGAAACCGGCAGCGTCGTGACCCTCGACCAGGTCGACAACTTCGTCGACGGTGCCGCCGTCGGGCGGATCGGGGATCTGAACTTTGCAGCGTTGCGGCGCTTCTCGCCGGACCAGGTTATGCTGCTCGCTGAAAATGCCATCTGCCGGACGATCGTCGACATGCTGAATGTCGAAGGCGTCGTGCTAGAGCCGGCTGGGGCCCTTTCGATCTCGGCGCTCGAAGCGCTAGGCCCCGAGGTGCTTGCGGGCAAGACGGTGGTGGCGGTCGTTTCCGGTGGCAACTTCGATTTCGAGCGTCTGCCCGACGTCAAGGAGCGGGCGATGCGCCATGCCGGCCTCAAGAAATACTTCATCCTGCGCATGGCGCAGCGGCCGGGCGCGCTTCGCGATTTCCTCAACCTGCTTGGCGACGAAGACGACATCTCGCGCTTCGAGTATCTGAAGAAGTCAGCCCGCAATTTCGGTTCCATCCTGATTGGCATCGAAACGAAACATGCGGAGAACTTCCCGGTGCTGAAGGCTCGCTTCGACGCTGCCGGGCTGCGCTACCAGGACATTACCGAGAACGAGATCCTCTCGAACCTTATCATCTGA
- a CDS encoding TrkH family potassium uptake protein: MNATLIRHAVHISAILGIYLACAMLVPAMVDLYYGHPDWRIFAASSFMVGGLSLATFMATRMGPPPFSKKFGFVLVNMLWAVFSVVGAIPLWLSSMKLDFAQALFESVSAITTTGATVIVGLDDAPPGLLLWRSLLCWLGGIGIVVLGLFIIPYLRVGGMSFFKMESSDTSDKPFARLASFSRAFLAVYVVITLLCAIGYFLTGMNRFDAINHAMSTVATGGFSTHDASFAYFGSIPLLWTATFFMALCSLPFSILIVLVARGRLDALRDPQIIVFLGYLSAFSIAVAIYHRLANGVEFHLALAHSFFNITSILSTSGYASQDYTLWGPFVIIAAFIATFMGGCSGSTAGGIKAYRFIVLFNAIRSGLNKLVYPNAIYAVRYGKNTVDADTQRAIFLFFITYILLWVLGSLAMGALGYDLVTATSAVITCLSNVGPGLGPIIGPAGNFSTLGDPELYLLSLMMLLGRLEVLTVLVILTPVFWKH, translated from the coding sequence TTGAACGCAACCCTGATCCGGCATGCCGTGCACATTTCGGCGATCCTCGGCATATACCTTGCCTGCGCCATGCTGGTGCCGGCGATGGTCGACCTTTATTACGGCCATCCGGATTGGCGCATTTTTGCCGCGTCCTCCTTCATGGTCGGCGGCCTCTCGCTTGCGACCTTCATGGCCACGCGCATGGGCCCGCCGCCTTTCTCCAAAAAGTTCGGCTTTGTTCTCGTCAACATGCTCTGGGCCGTTTTTTCGGTGGTCGGCGCGATCCCGCTCTGGCTGTCGTCCATGAAGCTCGACTTTGCCCAGGCGCTGTTCGAATCCGTCTCTGCCATCACCACGACCGGCGCGACCGTGATCGTCGGTCTCGACGATGCACCGCCGGGGCTCCTGCTCTGGCGTTCGCTTTTGTGCTGGCTCGGCGGCATCGGCATCGTCGTGCTTGGCCTGTTCATCATCCCCTATCTCAGGGTCGGCGGTATGTCGTTCTTCAAGATGGAGTCCTCCGACACCAGCGACAAACCCTTTGCTCGCCTCGCAAGCTTCAGCCGCGCCTTCCTGGCGGTCTATGTGGTCATCACCCTTCTCTGCGCGATCGGCTATTTCCTGACCGGCATGAACCGCTTCGATGCGATCAACCATGCGATGTCGACGGTGGCGACGGGAGGCTTTTCCACCCATGACGCATCCTTCGCCTATTTCGGCAGCATTCCGCTGCTCTGGACCGCCACCTTCTTCATGGCGCTTTGCAGCCTGCCCTTCTCGATCCTGATCGTGCTCGTCGCCCGCGGCAGGCTCGATGCCCTGCGCGACCCGCAGATCATCGTATTTCTCGGTTATCTCTCAGCCTTCTCGATTGCCGTCGCCATCTACCACCGGCTCGCCAATGGCGTCGAATTCCATCTGGCGCTGGCGCACTCCTTCTTCAACATCACCTCGATCCTCTCGACGAGCGGCTATGCCAGCCAAGACTACACCCTCTGGGGGCCCTTCGTGATCATCGCCGCCTTCATCGCCACCTTCATGGGCGGGTGTTCCGGCTCGACCGCCGGCGGCATCAAGGCCTATCGCTTCATCGTGCTCTTCAACGCGATCCGGTCGGGCCTGAACAAACTCGTCTATCCGAATGCGATCTATGCGGTGCGCTATGGCAAGAACACGGTCGATGCCGACACGCAGCGCGCCATCTTCCTGTTCTTCATCACCTATATCCTGCTCTGGGTACTCGGCAGTCTCGCCATGGGCGCCCTCGGCTACGATCTGGTCACGGCGACCTCGGCGGTCATTACCTGCCTCTCCAATGTCGGCCCGGGCCTTGGTCCTATCATCGGCCCGGCCGGCAACTTCTCGACGCTCGGCGATCCCGAGCTCTACCTGCTGTCGCTGATGATGCTACTCGGTCGTCTCGAAGTGCTGACCGTGTTGGTAATCCTGACGCCGGTCTTCTGGAAGCATTGA
- a CDS encoding HAD family hydrolase, producing the protein MPHAVTTVGFDADDTLWQNEQFFRLTEARFAELLSAHTDTEHLSERLLAAEKRNLGLYGFGIKGFVLSMVETAVDVTDGKVPSSVIAEILAAGRDMLVHPVEPLPHVKETLEALHGHFRLVMITKGDLFDQERKLAASGLGDYFDAIEIVSDKTVATYERIFKRHGDGALKSMMVGNSLKSDIVPALGAGSWGVYVPHALTWSFEHHDKPETHPRFREIEHLGGLSMILERLTP; encoded by the coding sequence ATGCCCCACGCAGTAACGACCGTCGGCTTCGATGCCGACGATACACTCTGGCAGAACGAGCAGTTCTTCCGGCTGACGGAAGCGCGCTTCGCCGAGCTTCTGAGCGCCCACACGGACACCGAACACCTGTCGGAGCGGCTGCTTGCGGCGGAGAAGCGCAACCTCGGCCTCTACGGCTTCGGCATCAAGGGCTTCGTGCTCTCCATGGTCGAAACCGCCGTCGACGTCACCGATGGCAAGGTGCCCTCCTCGGTCATCGCCGAGATCCTCGCCGCCGGGCGCGACATGCTCGTGCACCCGGTTGAGCCGCTGCCGCATGTCAAGGAAACGCTCGAAGCACTTCACGGTCACTTTCGCCTTGTCATGATCACAAAGGGCGATCTCTTCGACCAGGAGCGCAAGCTCGCCGCCTCCGGCCTTGGCGACTATTTCGACGCCATCGAGATCGTCAGCGACAAGACCGTCGCCACCTACGAGCGCATCTTCAAACGTCACGGCGACGGGGCGCTGAAAAGCATGATGGTCGGCAATTCGCTGAAGTCGGATATCGTGCCTGCACTCGGTGCGGGAAGCTGGGGTGTCTATGTCCCACACGCGCTCACCTGGTCTTTCGAGCATCACGACAAGCCGGAGACGCATCCGAGGTTTCGCGAGATCGAGCATCTCGGCGGGTTGAGCATGATCCTGGAACGATTGACCCCTTAA
- a CDS encoding DUF2188 domain-containing protein, whose product MARITYTIVPHDGGWAYKAADAYSEPFPSRETALAAAKAAAAEQQVGGDDEEISFQDEEGHWHFEHTDGGDRPEATVEDG is encoded by the coding sequence ATGGCGCGGATTACTTACACCATCGTTCCTCATGACGGCGGATGGGCCTACAAGGCCGCCGACGCCTATTCGGAACCCTTTCCCAGCCGCGAAACGGCGCTTGCCGCCGCCAAGGCCGCCGCCGCCGAACAGCAGGTCGGCGGCGACGACGAGGAGATCAGCTTCCAGGACGAAGAGGGCCACTGGCACTTCGAACACACGGATGGCGGCGATCGTCCTGAAGCAACCGTCGAAGACGGCTGA
- the wrbA gene encoding NAD(P)H:quinone oxidoreductase, which translates to MAKVLVLYYSAYGHIETMAYAVAEGAKSAGAEVDVKRVPELVPAEVAKASHFKLDQAAPVAHVEELAQYDAIIFGAGTRFGTVASQMRNFIDQTGSLWASGKLVGKVGSVFTSSATQHGGQESTILGFIPTLMHHGMVVAGLPYAFQGQMGLDEIKGGSPYGASTITDADGSRQPSEVELQAARFQGAHVAKIAAKLSA; encoded by the coding sequence ATGGCCAAGGTTCTCGTTCTCTATTATTCGGCATACGGACATATCGAAACCATGGCTTACGCCGTGGCCGAAGGTGCGAAGTCTGCGGGGGCCGAAGTCGACGTCAAGCGCGTTCCGGAACTGGTGCCGGCCGAGGTCGCCAAGGCCTCTCACTTCAAGCTCGACCAGGCCGCGCCGGTCGCCCATGTCGAAGAGCTTGCCCAATACGACGCGATCATCTTCGGCGCCGGCACGCGCTTTGGCACCGTGGCCTCGCAGATGCGCAACTTCATTGATCAGACCGGCAGCCTGTGGGCCTCTGGCAAGCTGGTCGGCAAGGTCGGTTCGGTCTTCACGTCCTCGGCCACCCAGCATGGCGGTCAGGAATCCACCATCCTCGGCTTCATCCCGACGCTGATGCACCACGGCATGGTTGTCGCTGGTCTTCCCTATGCCTTCCAGGGTCAGATGGGCCTCGACGAGATCAAGGGCGGCTCGCCCTATGGCGCCTCGACGATCACCGATGCGGACGGCTCGCGCCAGCCGTCCGAGGTCGAGCTCCAGGCTGCCCGCTTCCAGGGCGCGCACGTCGCCAAGATCGCCGCCAAGCTTTCGGCCTGA
- a CDS encoding competence/damage-inducible protein A: MSTIKVVTAAMVAIGDELLSGRTKDKNIGHLADMMTMVGIDLKEVRIVADDEVAIVEAINAVRSRYDYVFTSGGIGPTHDDITADAVSRAFGVECVYEPEAMALLGAMYERRNMEFTDARKRMARMPLGARHIPNPVSTAPGFAIGNVHVMAGVPQVFQAMLDALLPGLNVGSPLLSRTVRSPFGEGDIGSPLTEVQKNHPETSIGSYPKFDGKTFSTDIVVRARDPEALAAAEADVQAMIQAIADARAKG, encoded by the coding sequence ATGAGCACCATAAAAGTCGTCACTGCCGCCATGGTCGCCATCGGCGACGAACTTTTGTCGGGGCGAACCAAGGACAAGAACATCGGCCACCTCGCCGACATGATGACGATGGTCGGCATCGACCTCAAGGAAGTGCGGATCGTCGCCGACGACGAAGTGGCGATCGTCGAGGCGATCAATGCGGTGCGCAGCCGCTACGATTACGTCTTTACCTCCGGCGGCATCGGCCCGACTCATGACGACATCACCGCCGACGCGGTGTCGCGCGCCTTCGGCGTCGAATGCGTCTACGAGCCGGAGGCGATGGCGCTGCTCGGCGCCATGTACGAACGCCGCAACATGGAGTTTACCGACGCGCGCAAGCGCATGGCGCGCATGCCACTCGGTGCACGCCATATCCCGAACCCGGTATCGACAGCGCCGGGCTTCGCCATCGGCAACGTGCATGTCATGGCCGGCGTTCCGCAGGTCTTCCAGGCCATGCTCGACGCGCTGCTGCCCGGTCTGAATGTCGGCTCACCCCTCCTCTCCCGCACCGTACGCTCGCCCTTCGGCGAGGGAGATATCGGCAGCCCGCTGACCGAAGTGCAGAAGAACCATCCGGAGACGAGCATCGGCTCCTACCCGAAATTTGACGGCAAGACCTTCTCGACGGATATCGTCGTGCGGGCCCGCGATCCGGAAGCGCTTGCTGCAGCGGAGGCTGATGTCCAGGCGATGATCCAGGCAATCGCCGACGCGCGGGCAAAGGGATAG
- the gpt gene encoding xanthine phosphoribosyltransferase: MSLPDKAFPVSWDQFHRDARALAWRLADNGQEWRAMVCITRGGLVPAAIISRELNIRMIETVCVASYHDYDTQGQMKVLKGITPEITKDGGEGVLIVDDLTDTGKTAAEVRAMLPKAHFAAVYAKPKGRPLVDTFVTEVSQDTWIYFPWDLGFTYQEPIAKGTRG; encoded by the coding sequence ATGTCGCTGCCCGATAAAGCCTTTCCCGTTTCCTGGGACCAGTTCCACCGCGATGCCCGGGCGCTTGCCTGGCGGCTGGCCGACAACGGCCAGGAATGGCGTGCCATGGTTTGCATCACCCGTGGCGGCCTGGTTCCGGCTGCGATCATTTCGCGCGAACTCAATATCCGGATGATCGAAACCGTCTGCGTCGCCTCCTACCATGACTACGACACGCAGGGGCAGATGAAAGTGCTGAAGGGCATCACGCCTGAAATCACCAAGGACGGCGGTGAAGGCGTGCTGATCGTCGACGACCTGACGGACACCGGCAAGACCGCGGCCGAAGTACGGGCAATGCTGCCGAAGGCGCATTTCGCTGCCGTCTACGCAAAGCCGAAGGGCCGGCCGCTCGTCGACACCTTCGTGACCGAAGTCAGCCAGGACACCTGGATCTATTTCCCCTGGGACTTGGGCTTCACCTACCAGGAGCCGATCGCCAAGGGCACGCGCGGCTGA
- a CDS encoding NAD(P)H-hydrate dehydratase — MRSDLQHLLITPAEMTAIDRAAAQSRIDSFTLMRNAGLAVTAAALRYFPDARRFVVLCGPGNNGGDGYIAARGLAESGADVAVFVLGDPARLQGDAARAWSDWSGPAAPISAFEPQAGDVVIDALFGAGLSRDLPDDVAHLIERVNASGVPVVAIDLPSGIDGRTGEIRGAAFAARHTVTFMAPKPGHWLLPGRSLCGTLKVFDIGIPARIVRAGAGSLRLNAPFLWAGWGGDLAASTHKFKRGHLVVFSGDRQATGAARLSAAAGLAAGAGLVTVATGKAALGINASHLTAVMVKEVDGKRELTKWLQDQRLGSFVLGPGFGIGKKARDFALALCDRSLVLDADGITSFQARPGQLFAALAKGRGQVVMTPHDGEFARLFPEIAGDHGLSKIEKAQAAARTSHAVIVYKGADTVVAAPDGRAVVNNNAPPWLATAGSGDVLAGIVGAHLAKGMPAFESATAAVWRHGAAGAKAGPGLTAETLIGAIPPIS, encoded by the coding sequence ATGCGCTCCGACCTTCAGCACCTGTTGATCACGCCCGCCGAAATGACGGCAATCGACCGGGCGGCAGCCCAATCCCGCATCGATAGCTTTACGCTGATGCGCAACGCCGGACTGGCGGTGACGGCGGCGGCCCTGCGATATTTTCCGGATGCCCGCCGCTTCGTCGTGCTCTGCGGTCCAGGCAACAATGGCGGCGACGGGTACATCGCAGCCCGCGGCCTTGCCGAAAGCGGGGCGGATGTCGCCGTGTTCGTCCTCGGCGATCCCGCCAGGCTTCAAGGCGATGCAGCGCGGGCCTGGTCCGACTGGAGTGGTCCTGCTGCGCCAATCTCTGCATTCGAACCACAGGCTGGCGATGTCGTCATCGATGCGCTCTTTGGGGCGGGCTTGTCACGCGACCTCCCTGACGACGTCGCTCACCTTATAGAACGGGTCAATGCCAGCGGCGTTCCGGTCGTTGCCATCGATCTGCCGAGCGGCATCGACGGCCGGACGGGCGAGATCCGGGGCGCCGCCTTTGCCGCTCGCCACACCGTCACGTTCATGGCGCCAAAGCCCGGTCATTGGCTTCTGCCCGGGCGATCCCTCTGCGGCACACTCAAGGTGTTCGATATCGGCATTCCCGCGCGCATTGTGCGTGCCGGCGCAGGTTCGCTGCGCCTCAACGCGCCGTTCCTCTGGGCGGGCTGGGGAGGTGACCTGGCGGCCTCGACGCACAAGTTCAAGCGCGGGCATCTGGTCGTTTTCTCAGGCGACCGCCAGGCAACGGGCGCGGCGCGACTTTCGGCGGCAGCGGGCCTTGCGGCTGGCGCTGGCCTGGTTACCGTCGCCACCGGCAAGGCCGCGCTCGGCATCAATGCGTCTCATCTGACGGCGGTGATGGTGAAGGAGGTAGACGGCAAGCGAGAGCTTACCAAATGGCTGCAGGACCAACGCCTGGGCAGCTTCGTCCTTGGGCCGGGCTTCGGCATCGGCAAGAAGGCGAGGGACTTTGCGCTTGCACTCTGCGATCGCTCTCTGGTGCTCGACGCCGATGGCATCACCTCGTTCCAGGCAAGGCCCGGCCAACTTTTCGCGGCACTGGCGAAAGGCAGGGGCCAGGTGGTCATGACGCCGCATGATGGCGAGTTCGCTCGCCTCTTTCCGGAGATTGCCGGAGACCATGGGCTTTCGAAGATCGAGAAGGCGCAGGCCGCGGCGCGGACGAGCCATGCCGTGATCGTCTACAAGGGCGCCGACACCGTCGTTGCCGCCCCGGACGGGCGGGCGGTCGTCAACAACAATGCGCCGCCGTGGCTGGCAACCGCCGGATCGGGGGACGTACTTGCCGGCATCGTCGGCGCACATCTGGCGAAAGGAATGCCGGCCTTCGAATCGGCGACCGCAGCGGTCTGGCGCCATGGCGCAGCCGGGGCCAAGGCAGGGCCTGGCTTGACCGCTGAAACGCTGATCGGCGCGATACCGCCGATCAGTTGA
- a CDS encoding P-II family nitrogen regulator: MKKIEAIIKPFKLDEVKEALQEVGLQGITVTEAKGFGRQKGHTELYRGAEYVVDFLPKVKVEVVLADENAEAVIEAIRNAAQTGRIGDGKIFVSNVEEVIRIRTGETGLDAI, encoded by the coding sequence ATGAAAAAGATCGAAGCGATCATTAAGCCCTTCAAGCTCGACGAAGTGAAGGAAGCCCTTCAGGAAGTCGGCCTGCAGGGTATCACCGTCACGGAAGCCAAGGGCTTCGGGCGGCAGAAGGGCCACACGGAGCTGTATCGCGGCGCCGAATACGTGGTGGACTTCCTGCCGAAGGTAAAGGTCGAAGTGGTGCTGGCGGATGAAAACGCGGAGGCCGTCATCGAGGCGATCCGCAACGCCGCGCAAACCGGCCGCATTGGTGACGGAAAGATTTTCGTTTCCAATGTGGAAGAAGTCATCCGAATTCGCACGGGCGAAACCGGCCTCGACGCCATCTGA